In the Chloroflexota bacterium genome, one interval contains:
- a CDS encoding cyclase family protein, producing MASKPSNWGRWGRADERGALNLLTPQVVRAATGLCRTGQVYPLGLPIRSGYPPKGYRKPPMRTTSLSGAAYERLHPGTKGVFSAEDHYSFASHSGTHMDSLAHVWHGDRLFNGFPAGSLTAAAGAQRCGIDKQEAIVARGVMLDMARYLKVGAVPAGRAFGSAELAACAESQGLTLRSGDALLVRTGWIRRYLKDPAIEHQGEPGIGLDACNLIREKGIAVVGCDNAAIEPIPWAKGQFLAVHVELLRNQGVPLLEYLNLERLAGDRIYEFLLVVAPLRVVGGTGSPVNPIAIA from the coding sequence TTGGCGAGCAAGCCTTCCAACTGGGGCCGCTGGGGCAGAGCCGATGAGCGCGGCGCCCTGAACCTGCTGACCCCTCAGGTGGTTCGCGCTGCAACCGGCCTCTGCAGGACAGGCCAGGTCTATCCCCTTGGCCTGCCGATACGGAGCGGCTACCCGCCCAAAGGCTACCGGAAGCCGCCAATGCGCACTACGTCACTCAGCGGGGCCGCCTACGAGAGACTCCACCCCGGCACCAAGGGCGTTTTCAGCGCTGAGGACCACTACTCGTTTGCCTCCCATTCTGGTACGCATATGGATTCCCTGGCTCACGTCTGGCACGGAGATCGCCTGTTTAACGGCTTTCCTGCCGGTAGCCTTACGGCCGCCGCGGGGGCGCAGCGCTGCGGCATAGATAAGCAAGAGGCCATCGTGGCCCGTGGCGTCATGCTCGATATGGCTCGCTATCTCAAAGTCGGCGCCGTCCCCGCAGGGCGCGCCTTTGGCTCTGCCGAGCTTGCCGCTTGTGCCGAGTCCCAAGGCCTCACGCTTCGCTCTGGGGACGCATTGCTCGTCCGGACAGGCTGGATCCGGCGTTACCTTAAGGACCCGGCCATCGAGCATCAGGGGGAGCCTGGCATCGGGCTTGATGCCTGCAACCTCATTCGGGAAAAGGGGATCGCCGTCGTCGGCTGTGATAATGCCGCTATCGAGCCGATCCCCTGGGCGAAGGGTCAATTCCTAGCCGTTCACGTTGAGCTGCTGCGCAACCAGGGTGTGCCGCTGCTGGAGTACCTCAACCTTGAGCGGCTTGCCGGAGACCGCATCTATGAGTTTCTTTTGGTCGTGGCCCCACTGCGCGTTGTGGGCGGCACGGGCAGTCCAGTGAACCCCATTGCGATAGCCTGA
- a CDS encoding SDR family oxidoreductase: MKTGERRRRYRDKLSLSGKTAVVAGGGLGMGLAISQALYEAGAKVVVVDIVKERAAAAAKGLGPRATALQADVTRQADIDRLVRDVAKGHGKFELLATVVGGMQGFAPWAPVTDTDPKAWDKVLDLNLRHFFLLSRAAVTHFKKHRTRGAIVSISSVNGLTSAPHHAAYGAAKAGMISVTRTLAAECGPFGIRVNSIAPGTIMTDRSAEAYTPKALKRLNELIPLGRLGTVDDIGAVALFLLSDLSAYITGQTIVVDGGVTNVYPFSMQKAED; encoded by the coding sequence ATGAAGACCGGCGAGAGGAGAAGACGCTATCGGGACAAGCTCTCCCTTAGCGGGAAGACGGCGGTTGTGGCAGGCGGCGGCCTTGGTATGGGCCTCGCGATCTCCCAAGCCCTCTACGAAGCGGGCGCGAAGGTCGTCGTTGTTGATATCGTCAAGGAGCGAGCTGCCGCCGCCGCCAAGGGCCTTGGGCCCCGGGCCACGGCGCTTCAAGCGGACGTCACCCGCCAGGCCGATATTGACCGCCTTGTGCGGGACGTTGCCAAAGGCCATGGGAAGTTTGAGTTGCTGGCGACTGTGGTGGGCGGCATGCAGGGCTTTGCCCCGTGGGCGCCGGTCACCGATACGGACCCAAAGGCATGGGACAAAGTCCTTGACCTGAACCTCCGCCACTTCTTCTTGCTCTCCCGCGCCGCCGTCACCCACTTCAAAAAGCATCGAACCAGAGGCGCTATCGTCAGCATTTCCTCTGTCAACGGTCTGACCTCTGCCCCTCATCACGCGGCGTACGGCGCGGCAAAAGCCGGGATGATCAGCGTGACGCGAACCCTTGCCGCTGAATGCGGTCCCTTCGGCATCCGTGTGAACAGCATCGCCCCGGGGACCATCATGACCGACCGCAGCGCCGAGGCCTACACGCCGAAGGCGCTCAAGCGACTCAACGAGCTCATCCCCCTTGGCCGCCTAGGCACCGTTGATGACATCGGCGCCGTCGCCCTCTTCCTTCTCTCCGACCTCTCCGCCTATATCACCGGCCAAACCATCGTCGTTGATGGGGGCGTGACGAACGTCTACCCCTTTAGCATGCAAAAGGCGGAGGACTAG
- a CDS encoding LLM class flavin-dependent oxidoreductase, translated as MQQPPMKIALHYEMEVDPRSYTEYDIWHNVLEQIVAGERAGFWGAFSVEHHFNPGYSHVPAPEILLAAASQRTKTIRLGTAVRLLPLNDPIHTAESFASIDILSNGRLEFGVGRGVSEVEFEIWKQPSPYGETAAANKELFLEYCDLVRKCWTEENVTFHGKYYQVTSPVTIVPKPLQKPAPRMWASTTSRTSQEQNLGRGMHMLTGTILGGFENITGDTASAREVWKKFGHDRREALEVGCMVPLFCAKTTREAMVMVRPHHAYYIEQLCRFFAPRDPEERRKRLAAIPPGRKPYWEQPPSWEQALSERMIIVGSPDDCIRQIREYERAGITLILGLMQMGGIAHDKVMRSIELMGREVIPHLAKG; from the coding sequence ATGCAACAGCCTCCGATGAAGATCGCACTGCACTATGAGATGGAAGTGGACCCCCGGAGCTATACCGAGTACGACATCTGGCATAACGTTCTTGAGCAGATCGTGGCCGGTGAACGGGCGGGCTTCTGGGGCGCCTTCAGCGTCGAACACCATTTCAATCCTGGCTATTCCCATGTTCCCGCTCCCGAGATATTGCTTGCCGCCGCGAGCCAGCGCACCAAGACGATTCGCCTTGGAACGGCGGTGCGCCTCCTGCCCTTGAACGACCCGATCCATACGGCTGAGTCTTTTGCCTCCATCGATATCCTCTCCAACGGACGCCTCGAGTTCGGCGTAGGCCGCGGCGTCTCTGAGGTCGAATTCGAGATATGGAAGCAACCCTCGCCGTACGGGGAGACGGCCGCCGCGAACAAAGAGCTCTTTCTGGAGTACTGCGACCTTGTCAGGAAATGCTGGACTGAGGAGAACGTCACATTTCATGGGAAGTATTACCAGGTCACCAGCCCGGTGACCATCGTGCCCAAGCCGCTGCAGAAGCCCGCGCCGCGCATGTGGGCTTCGACGACAAGCCGGACATCCCAAGAACAGAACCTCGGCCGCGGCATGCATATGCTCACGGGGACGATCTTGGGAGGCTTTGAGAATATCACAGGCGATACGGCCAGCGCCCGCGAGGTCTGGAAGAAGTTCGGCCACGATAGGCGCGAGGCCCTGGAAGTCGGCTGCATGGTCCCGCTGTTCTGCGCGAAGACCACCCGCGAGGCGATGGTGATGGTGCGCCCTCATCATGCCTATTACATCGAACAGCTCTGCCGCTTCTTCGCTCCGCGCGACCCGGAGGAGCGCCGGAAGCGGCTCGCCGCCATCCCTCCCGGCCGCAAGCCGTACTGGGAGCAGCCGCCTTCTTGGGAGCAAGCCCTGAGCGAGCGCATGATCATCGTCGGCTCCCCTGATGATTGCATCCGGCAGATCCGGGAGTATGAAAGGGCCGGGATAACGCTTATCTTGGGGCTGATGCAGATGGGCGGCATCGCGCATGACAAGGTCATGCGTAGCATCGAACTTATGGGTCGGGAAGTCATCCCGCACCTTGCGAAGGGTTAG